In Takifugu flavidus isolate HTHZ2018 chromosome 13, ASM371156v2, whole genome shotgun sequence, the following are encoded in one genomic region:
- the dusp6 gene encoding dual specificity protein phosphatase 6, with translation MLDKLKPVVQLDTIMAISKTVGWLREQLETRRDGLLVMDCRAQELYKSSHVETAINVAIPSLMLRRLKKGNLPVRSLLSDGEDREKFVRRCKTDTIVLYDEYSREWNENVDGGSVLGLLLRRMKDEGYKAYYLEGGFSKFQAEFPGLCETNLDGSSNSSSPTAQVLGLGGLRISSDSSDIESDIDRDPCSATDSDGSPLSNPQPSFPVEILPHLYLGCAKDATNLDVLEEYGIKYILNVTPNLPNLFENAGEFKYKQIPISDHWSQNLSQFFPEAIGFIDEARGQKCGVLVHCLAGISRSVTVTVAYLMQKLNLSMNDAYDIVKMKKSNISPNFNFMGQLLDFERTLSLKSPCDNRISAPSQPLYFTTPTNHNVFQLDPLEST, from the exons ATGCTTGACAAGCTCAAGCCGGTCGTCCAACTCGACACGATAATGGCAATAAGCAAGACGGTGGGTTGGCTCcgggagcagctggagacgcGCAGGGACGGCCTGCTGGTCATGGACTGCCGGGCGCAGGAGCTCTACAAATCGTCGCACGTCGAGACGGCCATCAACGTGGCCATACCGAGCCTCATGCTGCGCCGGCTGAAGAAGGGCAACCTGCCCGTTCGGTCGCTGCTCTCGGACGGAGAAGACCGGGAGAAGTTCGTGCGCCGTTGCAAGACGGACACCATCGTGCTGTACGACGAGTACAGCCGGGAGTGGAACGAGAATGTTGACGGAGGCTCGGTGCTGGGTTTGCtgttgaggaggatgaaggatgaaggCTACAAGGCCTATTATCTGGAGG GCGGCTTCAGTAAATTCCAGGCCGAGTTTCCAGGTTTGTGTGAAACCAACCTGGACGGCTCCTCCAACAGCAGCTCCCCCACCGCGCAGGTGCTGGGCCTCGGCGGGCTGCGCATCAGCTCCGACTCCTCAGACATCGAGTCTGATATCGATCGGGACCCGTGCAGCGCCACTGACTCCGACGGGAGCCCGCTGTCCAACCCGCAGCCCTCCTTCCCGGTGGAGATCCTGCCGCATCTCTACCTGGGCTGCGCCAAGGACGCCACCAACCTGGACGTGCTGGAAGAGTACGGCATCAAGTACATCCTGAACGTCACCCCCAACCTGCCCAACCTCTTCGAGAACGCAGGGGAGTTTAAATACAAGCAGATCCCCATCTCGGATCACTGGAGCCAGAATCTCTCCCAGTTCTTCCCCGAGGCCATCGGCTTTATTG ATGAGGCTCGGGGCCAGAAGTGCGGCGTCCTGGTTCACTGCTTGGCCGGCATCAGCCGCTCGGTCACGGTCACGGTGGCCTACCTGATGCAGAAGCTCAACCTGTCCATGAACGACGCCTACGACATCGTCAAGATGAAGAAATCCAACATCTCGCCCAACTTCAACTTCATGGGCCAGCTGCTGGACTTCGAGCGCACGCTGAGCCTCAAGAGTCCGTGCGACAACCGCATCTCTGCGCCCAGCCAGCCGCTCTACTTCACCACGCCGACGAACCACAACGTCTTCCAGCTGGACCCCCTGGAGTCCACGTGA